One window of Oscillibacter hominis genomic DNA carries:
- the grdD gene encoding glycine/sarcosine/betaine reductase complex component C subunit alpha: protein MSNLEKTIAKAFLEMAEGLENGSYGVRPKIALTGMGSEHGEENAMAAAKMAAARGVDVYYIGTLEAEGVTTVKVADEDEGHKKMEQMVENHEVDGAVTMHFPFPIGVSTVGRVVTPAKGKEMFVANTTGTSSADRIEGMIKNAVYGIIAAKASGVQNPTVGILNVDGARQTEMALKQLQEGGYEFQFANSARADGGAVMRGNDVLQGTPDVMVTDSLTGNVLIKMLSAYTTGGSFEATGYGYGPGIGKGYEKLILIISRASGAPLIANALEFAAQLVRGKVFQVAAEEFAKAEKAGLSKILEARKAAAKPAAEEEEVKAPPAEPVTASIPGIEVMDLEDAVKALWKAGIYAESGMGCTGPLVMMSEANHAKALEILQKAGYVG from the coding sequence ATGAGTAATTTGGAAAAAACCATTGCCAAGGCATTCTTGGAGATGGCTGAGGGCCTGGAAAACGGTTCCTACGGCGTCCGCCCCAAGATTGCCCTGACCGGCATGGGCAGCGAGCATGGCGAGGAAAACGCCATGGCCGCCGCCAAGATGGCTGCCGCCCGCGGTGTGGATGTGTACTACATCGGCACTCTGGAGGCGGAAGGCGTCACCACCGTCAAAGTGGCGGATGAGGACGAGGGCCACAAGAAGATGGAGCAGATGGTGGAAAACCACGAGGTGGACGGCGCGGTCACCATGCATTTCCCGTTCCCCATCGGTGTTTCCACCGTGGGCCGGGTCGTTACCCCTGCCAAGGGCAAGGAGATGTTTGTGGCCAACACCACTGGTACCTCCAGCGCCGACCGCATTGAGGGTATGATCAAAAATGCCGTTTACGGCATCATCGCGGCCAAGGCATCCGGCGTCCAGAATCCCACCGTGGGCATCCTGAATGTGGACGGCGCCCGCCAGACCGAGATGGCCCTTAAGCAGCTGCAGGAGGGCGGCTATGAGTTCCAGTTCGCAAACTCCGCACGGGCCGACGGCGGCGCTGTCATGCGCGGCAACGATGTGCTGCAGGGTACACCCGACGTCATGGTCACCGATTCTTTGACCGGCAACGTGCTGATCAAGATGCTCTCCGCCTACACCACCGGCGGCAGCTTTGAAGCCACGGGATACGGCTACGGCCCCGGCATCGGAAAGGGCTACGAAAAGCTGATCCTCATCATCTCCCGCGCTTCCGGCGCACCCTTGATTGCCAACGCTCTGGAATTTGCCGCCCAGCTGGTGCGGGGCAAGGTGTTCCAGGTTGCGGCCGAGGAGTTTGCCAAGGCAGAAAAAGCGGGATTGAGCAAAATCCTGGAGGCCCGCAAGGCTGCGGCCAAGCCTGCTGCTGAGGAGGAAGAGGTCAAGGCGCCTCCCGCAGAACCTGTCACCGCCAGCATCCCTGGCATCGAGGTCATGGATCTGGAGGACGCCGTGAAAGCCCTGTGGAAGGCCGGCATTTATGCTGAGTCCGGCATGGGCTGCACCGGTCCCCTGGTAATGATGAGTGAGGCCAACCATGCCAAGGCCCTGGAGATTCTCCAGAAGGCCGGATATGTGGGCTAA